The Panicum virgatum strain AP13 chromosome 3N, P.virgatum_v5, whole genome shotgun sequence genome includes the window CTGCCCGTTTGTCTTCATTCAGGAGTACTGCAGGGGAATCGAAGCGCTCATGTCTGGCCTCAACTTGGGCCCTGAAAGCGGCCCGGCTGACAAGGGTTCTAGTACTAAAGCAGAAGCTGGGCCACCATTACGCAGGTCCACCAGAgagaagaagcccaacacgCGCTTCAGTGGGCCTGAATGGGCTACCTGAGCCTTGCGATTGCGTCAATCCTATCCATCTTCCACTAAATTTTTTCTTCTCCATattccagtgtttgagattcgtacaAACAACGACAACTTTAATCTATTCCCAATCCTAGCTCTCTCCCCGCCGCCATCACCACGGGCCGCCCACGCCGTTCGGTGCGCCCGCAGGTCCCGCTGCCCCCTGCTCCCTGCGCAAGGGCCTGCTGCTGCCTGCCGCCTCCAGCCACCGCATACTGctgcatgccgccgccgcttgccgctgcatgccgccgccgctgcctagcgcgcgccgcgcgcctgcCGATGCACCGCCGCAGTGTGCTGCCCGCGCTCCCGCTCTACTGCGCCGCCACGCCATCGCTCGTGCCcgcgctgctgcgccgccgcgcgtgtGAGAAGAAGCTTGCCTCATCGCGGTTCAACATTTAAAATTTAACATTTCAACATTTTACCTATACAATTCAACATTTTCATTGTCAAATGTTGAACTGAttcaataaaatattaaattaatcATATCAAAGTGTTGAACATAGTTACAGAAATTTATATAGAATAATTGGGCTAAATaggctttaaaaatatattACTTATCTATCTTTCACAAGATACGTATGCCCCTTTGTGATGGTGCCTCAAATGGCGCCGGATTTTCCCTTGGAGAGCCGCGAAAGCTGCTGGAGATGCGTATTGCGTACCATACGCTAGTTACCTGGCTACTATATATAAACCTTCCTTGTCAAGTTGTCATCAAACATTAGACGATGTTTTGTTAATGTTAATGGCATTTCGATGTACTGAGTGGGCAACGTGACTTGGTGCTATTTAGTATTTACCTTTGTTTGGTTCTGCATTCTGTGCTACTTATTAGCTTATTTGACGAATTAGCCGTGTCACTGTTCGTCATGGAGGAGAAGGTCacagaaggaaaaaaaactgtAGTTGCCAGGTCCTTGCCGACACACAAACATCCAGTCATCGTGTAGTCCAAACTACTCTCTTCGTCCAaaattattaattattttaattttttaaatttatatgCTTTGCTGGATATAAACACATAAATAGATGTATAGCAAAAATTGTATCTttagaaaagtaaaaaaaactaataattTGATATGAAGAAAGCAAATATTATAAGCATAGCAATATAAGAAACGAGCTATAGTACATTGGAAGAAGAATAAACATCAAGATATATATCACGCAATAAGTAATTATCGGAGGGTGACAAACAGACATTTAAAGTCGACCATCTATCATCTGACCACTTTtaccatgtatgtatatatgttaCTAACACTCGGCGCCTCTGGGCTCTACCTCTACCTCACCGGGTCTGGGTGCCACGTACGCggtcggagccgccgccgccgcgaccgtaCGGCACACCGGGCACGTCGAGCTCACCCCGAGCCACGTGTCGATGCACTCCACGTGGAACACGTGGCGGCACGCCGGGAGCAGCCTCCCCAGCTCGCCGTCCTGCATCTCCCCCAGGCACACCGCGCACTGCCCGTCGTGCTCCACCGCGGcgacgccgccctcctcccccacctTGGCCGATTCCCACGTGAACACCGGCAGCGCGCGCAGCGCCTTGGCGTCCAGCCCGGCGGCGCCCTGGCcgcacgcggcggcgctgacgACCTCCAGCTCGTAGCCgtccggcggcgggcgccgcaGCACGAGCACGCGGGGGTTGCCCTCCGCGAGAGCGGCGCGCCGCTGCAGGAGGCACCGCGCGTAGAGGTGGAGCGCCGCGACGAAGGCGACCGCCGCCGAGAGCGCGGCCACCGCGGCCAGCAGGACGTTGGCGTCGTAAGGAGCAAGCGACGGCGACGACATGGCCGGTGCAGGCGGTGCGATCTCCGGCTTCAGTCACGCACACATGACGCCGGTCTGGTGACGAGGCCAGCGACGACCAAGCTATATATTTGCAGCCGAGCAGGG containing:
- the LOC120667300 gene encoding RING-H2 finger protein ATL39-like, translated to MSSPSLAPYDANVLLAAVAALSAAVAFVAALHLYARCLLQRRAALAEGNPRVLVLRRPPPDGYELEVVSAAACGQGAAGLDAKALRALPVFTWESAKVGEEGGVAAVEHDGQCAVCLGEMQDGELGRLLPACRHVFHVECIDTWLGVSSTCPVCRTVAAAAAPTAYVAPRPGEVEVEPRGAEC